From the Acidobacteriota bacterium genome, one window contains:
- the holA gene encoding DNA polymerase III subunit delta has protein sequence MSFAQFQTHLRQGEFSPAYFIFGPDAYLRDAARKALMEALSKAWEGEPPSSRIDLDQTRLDELLVSALTPSLFAPRQVLHIRGVMKLRDRQIKELADYLARPNPATVLVFLAGELSRDDRRKKIFKTLQAGSRVVDLAVLSEAQARSWIAKALGKRGHPIQEEAVECLVELQGTDLGRLHLEVEKLALLAGEGKTVTLEMVQELAGYCRDHTVFDFLDAVLAQDRRQALRLCCELSAHPAGMLSMVTLLGRRLRNLLQIQEISPATKLGDMARQIGANPYFLKRLLEPAKRFRRQTLVTAIDGLASIDDGIKRSSPDSRLCLERLVADLSAGAGSTGPPLGNRR, from the coding sequence ATGTCCTTTGCCCAGTTCCAGACACACCTGCGCCAGGGAGAGTTCAGTCCGGCCTATTTCATTTTCGGTCCCGACGCTTACCTGAGAGATGCGGCCAGAAAGGCTCTCATGGAGGCCTTGAGCAAGGCCTGGGAGGGCGAACCGCCAAGTTCGAGAATCGATCTGGACCAGACCCGGCTGGATGAGCTTCTGGTCTCGGCCTTGACTCCCTCCCTGTTTGCGCCCAGGCAGGTCCTGCATATCCGGGGAGTCATGAAGCTGCGAGACCGGCAGATCAAGGAACTGGCCGACTACCTGGCCCGTCCCAACCCGGCTACCGTGCTGGTGTTCCTGGCGGGAGAACTGAGCCGCGACGACCGCAGGAAGAAGATTTTCAAGACGTTGCAGGCCGGCAGCCGGGTGGTGGACCTGGCCGTCCTGAGTGAGGCTCAGGCCCGAAGCTGGATTGCCAAGGCTCTAGGGAAGCGGGGACACCCCATCCAGGAGGAGGCGGTAGAGTGCCTGGTCGAACTTCAGGGAACCGATTTGGGCCGGTTGCATCTGGAGGTGGAGAAGCTGGCGCTGCTTGCCGGGGAGGGGAAGACCGTCACCCTGGAAATGGTTCAGGAGTTGGCCGGATATTGCCGGGACCACACCGTTTTCGACTTCCTGGATGCCGTATTGGCTCAGGATCGCCGCCAAGCGCTTCGGCTGTGCTGCGAATTGTCGGCTCACCCGGCAGGAATGCTGTCCATGGTCACGCTGCTGGGGCGGCGGCTGCGCAACCTGCTTCAAATCCAGGAGATCTCGCCAGCCACCAAGCTGGGGGATATGGCTCGTCAGATCGGGGCCAATCCCTATTTCCTGAAGCGGTTGCTGGAGCCCGCCAAACGCTTTCGCCGCCAGACCCTGGTCACGGCCATCGATGGTTTGGCGTCCATCGATGACGGAATCAAACGGTCCAGTCCCGACAGCCGCCTCTGCCTGGAACGCCTGGTTGCGGACCTGAGCGCCGGCGCCGGCAGTACCGGCCCCCCGCTTGGAAACAGGCGCTGA
- a CDS encoding carboxymuconolactone decarboxylase family protein has protein sequence MESSQDRVQRGFEQFVQMAGADRARQLRDVWGQISPDFQQFVLGVLAGEVWTRSKLDLRTRSLITIAGLTALGRTRGLELNVEMALRNGATRAEIRETMLQMAFYAGFPSAWEGLQSAEEIFRKADQTDPED, from the coding sequence ATGGAATCGAGTCAAGACAGGGTGCAGCGAGGTTTCGAGCAATTCGTTCAAATGGCCGGAGCAGACAGAGCCCGCCAACTCCGGGACGTTTGGGGGCAGATTTCGCCCGATTTCCAGCAATTCGTATTGGGAGTGCTGGCCGGCGAGGTCTGGACCCGATCCAAGCTCGACCTGCGCACCCGGAGCCTGATCACCATTGCAGGCCTGACCGCCCTGGGAAGGACCCGGGGACTGGAGCTCAACGTGGAGATGGCACTTCGAAACGGCGCCACCCGGGCGGAGATTCGAGAGACCATGTTGCAGATGGCCTTCTATGCCGGCTTTCCCTCTGCCTGGGAGGGACTCCAATCCGCCGAGGAAATCTTCCGTAAAGCCGATCAGACCGATCCTGAGGATTGA